The sequence below is a genomic window from Candidatus Desulfatibia profunda.
TAAATCAAAATCGACTTCCGGAATCAGCACAAAATTGGCTTCCTGCTGGGCAAGCGCGGCTGTTGTGGCGATAAAGCCAGAATGCCTGCCCATCAGTTTTATCAGACCGATTCCATTGGGGTAGGCTTCAGCTTCGTTATGGGCGCCCTTAATGGCCTGGGTAGCCACATCTACGGCGGTGTCAAAACCAAAAGACCGGGAGACCAGGTAGATATCATTGTCGATGGTTTTGGGAATACCGATAACGCTGATTTTCAAGCTTCTGGCTGTAATGGCGGCTGCTATCTTGGTTGCAGCCATCAGCGTTCCATCGCCCCCGATCAAAAACAGGATGCCGATATTCATCCTTTCCAGGGTGTCGACAATTTCGTCGATCGGCTGAGGGCCCCTGGAAGAGCCAAGGATCGAGCCTCCCATTTCAAGGATGTTGCCGACGGTTTCGGGCTTGAGTTCGAAAACATCGTGTCCGTATTTTGGAATAAAACCTTGCAGACCGTACCTGAAGCCCAATATATTATTGACACTGTAACCGTAGAAAAGTTCCAGAACGATCGCCCGGATAATGTCGTTCAAGCCGGGGCATAATCCGCCACATGTCACCAGGGCACATCTTAACTTGCTTGGGTCGAAATAAATTTTTCTTCTGGGGCCGGCCAGTTCAAACGAAGGAAAATCCTTACCCTCTTTAGCCAGCATGATCAGGTTATCCAAGTGAACGTCGATTAAAATCCTCTCGGAGTCGTCTACAAAACTTCGGCTGTAGGCACCTCTTTCGCCTCTTTGGATCGGTGATGGAATTTTGGCTTCACCGAGATTCGGTACCCTGGTTTCAATGTCTTGGTAATTCATCATACCCTCTTTATTTAAGTGCCGTTGAACTTAAATTCCCCTTTGCCTAAAATATCGTGCAAATGCAAAATTCCTTGAACCCTTCCGTGGGAATCTGTGATCGGAAGTACGGTGATCTGGTATTGCTCCATCATATTAAGAGCAGTATAGGCCGGCGAATCCAGAAGGAGGGTTCGGGGATTTTTGGTCATGACGTCTTCGACCTTTTTTCCTAAAATCGATATTTTTTTGGCCAGAAAACGCCGCAAGTCACCGTCTGTAATAATGCCGAGTAAGGTGTCGTCCGTGCCGACAACAAAGGTCGCCCCCAATTCCAAACGATTGATTTCCTCAATGGCGGCTTCCAGGGAAGTCCCTTCCCGAACCCGGGGGATGGACGTGCCGATTAACATGATATCTTTGACTTTATTGGAAAGGCGCTGGCCGAGCGTTCCGCCCGGGTGAATCTTCTTGAAATCGTCCGAATTAAAATGTTTCTTGTTCAAAAGGGTCACCGCAAGGGCATCTCCCATGGCAAGAAGTGCCGTTGTGCTGGCTGTCGGGGTAAGTCCTAACGGGCATGCCTCCCGCTCTACGCCGACATCGATGACAACGTCGCTGTTTTTTGCCAGGGTGGAGTTTTTGTTGCCGGTAAAGGCGATAATTTTACACCCGATCTTACGGATGCTGGGAATAAGACTGTTCAGTTCATCGGTTTCACCGCTGTTGGAAAGGGCCAGGAAGGTGTCCTCCCGGCCGACCACACCGAGATCGCCATGCATCGCCTCAGCCGGGTGCAAAAACAAAGATCTAGTTCCGGTGCTGTTCAACGTGGCTACAATTTTGCGGCCCACGATGCCCGATTTGCCGATGCCGCTGACAATGACACGGCTGCCGGAATTATAGATCAGCTCTACCATTTTAGCAAAATTGTCGTCGATGCGTTCCGCCAGTTTCAGGATGCCTTCAGCTTCTATTTTGAGAACCTCAATGGCTTGTTGTTTTATAGGCATTTATCGTACATTCTCCTGTTTGCAGGATAATATCACCCTAATCGAGTTAAAACTCGATTAGGGGTTATTTGTTATTCGTTTTAATGATTCCTTTAATAACCAATAACGGATAACAAATAACTTCCAATTGAGCATAGTCGCTCACTTGGGGTATCAATACCATTTATAACAGTGATACGGTAGCGGGAGATTGTCAATTTTTCAATTAAAAAGCAAGTACTCTTTTTAGGGATTCGGCTTAGCGGTTTGGAAAATTACCGAATAATTTCAAATGAAAGCAGTGAAATGTAAATATTTTAGCAATAGGGCGCAATTTTTTATTGACAAGTAAAAGGTACATCATTATATTCGCCTCAAATTTTTTGCAACTCGTCTCTTAGGGCCGGGAGCAGATGTATCCCGGCCCTTTTTTAACGTGTAAATACCCTTCATCGAGTTTTAACTCGATCAGGGCAATACTAAAAAGAAAGGGGGTGGTTCCGATGGATTGTACAACGGTAAGAAAAGGCTTTGAATGCCCTTTTATGACTGCAAAGGGTTGTTCCTACAACGGCGGGATTTGCCATGAGATCGTGGAGGAATGCAATGGCTGCAATCGTAGTGTCGAGTTCTCGTCCAGATGGTATTGTACAAGTTGTCCGGATCCTACGTTGAAATGGAAAACCGGTAATTGCAATATTGCTTCCCATGTTGCCAAAAGCCCCGGTGTCCAGCAAGCGAAGATTAACCCGCTTAAGGCATCCAAGCGAGCAAACAGGTAATATGGATCTCGATTTTTTGGTGAACCCCGCTCCAGCATAGAGCGGGGTTTCTTATTTATCCAGCCGCAATTTTCAATCTGGTGTAGGGACCGATATCTTGCCCCCGCATTAATATCTCCAGTTCTTTTTCCTTGACATTGTTCCCAGCTAACCTGTAAGAATCGTTGGTATTATTAAGCATATTTTTATAGTTTAAGAAACTTGGTGACTTTGTGGCCGAGTTTTCTCGAATTTTAATAGAGTAAATAGCGTTGCTATTACCAGGCAAGGTTGTTTATTGAGATATTATATGGCAAAATCAATCTTTTTAAAATATTGAGGTATAAGGAGGCTAAATCCATGAACCCTATTGCGCAGGACCTTAACCGGGTTATTGAAAACGGTAATCCCCATATGCTGGAAATGTTGTCAAATATGGGCAAAAATCTTTTTTTCCCGAAGGGGATATTGAGCCAGAGCGCAGAAGCCAAAGAAAAAGCTCACAAATTAAACGCAACCATAGGGATTGCTACAGAGCGGGGCAGAACCATGTATATCCCTTCGGTGATGGACGCAATCAACCACATTTTGCCGGAAGCGTCTTTAACCTATGCGCCGTCTTTTGGGATTCCGGCTCTAAGAAAGCATTGGCAGGCCAGCCTGATTGCAAAAAATCCTTCCCTTGCAAATAAAACGTTCAGCCTTCCGGTAGTTACCTGCGGCATTACGCATGCAATCAGCATGTTTGCAGATATGTGGACCGATCCTGATGATACGATTATTTTGCCCGACATGATGTGGGGAAACTATAATATGATTTTGAATGTGAAAAAAGGCGTCATCATCAGTCATTACCCGTTATTTTCGGCCGGCGGAGGGTTTAATCTCAAGGCCTTTAAAGATAAGCTCAAGATCGAAGCGGAAAAGAACGGCAAGGTTATCGTTCTGCTCAATTTCCCCCATAACCCTACCGGCTATACGATCAGTGCAGAAGAAGGCAATCGAATCGTTGAGATCCTCGTCGATACGGCCAGGGCCGGTACCAACGTCATCGCGGTTACCGACGATTCCTATTTCGGCCTCTTTTATGACGACGATAGCTTGAAGGAATCCCTTTTTGCACGGTTGTGCGAGCAGCATCCCAGACTGCTTGCCGTTAAACTGGACGGTGCCACCAAGGAGAATTTTGCCTGGGGCTTAAGAATCGGTTTTATCACTTACGGCGCTAAAATCGAAAAAGACCCATTGCCGGTGTATGATGCCCTCGAGAAAAAGACGGCCGGCAGCATCAGGGGGTCCATTTCCAATGCATCGCATCTGGGCCAGTCGATTGTATTACGGTCCATGCAGGCGGCCAGTTATGAGGCTGAAAAAAAGGAAAAATTTGCAATCCTCAAACGCAGGGCTCAACGTGTCAAAGAGGTCCTCTCGAATCCCAGGTATAAGGAAGCCTGGGACGTTTACCCGTTCAATTCCGGTTATTTTATGTGTATCAGACTCAAAACCGTGGATGCGGAAACCTTGAGACTTCACCTTCTTGAAAAATACGGTGTGGGGCTTATCTCAATGGGTGAAAAAAATCTTAGGGTCGCTTTTTCATGCCTCGAAGAAAGTGATATACCCGAACTGTTCGATATTGTCCTGCAGGGCGTTGAAGATCTGAAGGCACTGAATACATGAGCCTATTCACGCGATTGAAAAAAAGCTTTAAAGCCGTTTCCTTAAAAGACAGGTCTGTTCTTATTGCCCATGCCGGCAAATGGACCGTGCACTTTGTATTAATCGGCATTATCGCCGGTTTGGGCTCCATCGCTTTTCACTATCTTTGCCAGGCCGGTTTGCACTATTTCATGGACCTTATCGCCGGTTACCGGCCCCCGGCCCCTGCCGGTGAACATCATCTTTTTCGACCAACGGCAACACCGTTGAATCGATACATTTTGCTTGTTCTACCGGCACTTGGCGGCATCTTAAGCGGGTGGCTGGTATATTCCTATGCCCCCGAAGCCGAAGGCCATGGTACGGACGCCGCCATCGATGCCTATCACAACAAAGGCGGCTATATTCGCAGCAGGGTTCCGCTTGTTAAAATTTTCGCCTCTGCCCTTACCCTTACCACCGGTGGTTCGGGTGGACGCGAAGGCCCCATCGCACAAA
It includes:
- a CDS encoding ATP-dependent 6-phosphofructokinase — encoded protein: MNYQDIETRVPNLGEAKIPSPIQRGERGAYSRSFVDDSERILIDVHLDNLIMLAKEGKDFPSFELAGPRRKIYFDPSKLRCALVTCGGLCPGLNDIIRAIVLELFYGYSVNNILGFRYGLQGFIPKYGHDVFELKPETVGNILEMGGSILGSSRGPQPIDEIVDTLERMNIGILFLIGGDGTLMAATKIAAAITARSLKISVIGIPKTIDNDIYLVSRSFGFDTAVDVATQAIKGAHNEAEAYPNGIGLIKLMGRHSGFIATTAALAQQEANFVLIPEVDFDLEGPKGFLVALEKRLKLRGHAVIVVAEGTGQKFFEDHAVARDESGNIRLKDIGFFLKDTITSYFMSKNTEVSLKYIDPSYTIRSLPANASDAVFCSFLGRDAVHAGMAGKTELLIGRWNNHFVHLPMSASAGKRKQVHPKEKLWLSVLGATGQGSLKND
- a CDS encoding KpsF/GutQ family sugar-phosphate isomerase — encoded protein: MPIKQQAIEVLKIEAEGILKLAERIDDNFAKMVELIYNSGSRVIVSGIGKSGIVGRKIVATLNSTGTRSLFLHPAEAMHGDLGVVGREDTFLALSNSGETDELNSLIPSIRKIGCKIIAFTGNKNSTLAKNSDVVIDVGVEREACPLGLTPTASTTALLAMGDALAVTLLNKKHFNSDDFKKIHPGGTLGQRLSNKVKDIMLIGTSIPRVREGTSLEAAIEEINRLELGATFVVGTDDTLLGIITDGDLRRFLAKKISILGKKVEDVMTKNPRTLLLDSPAYTALNMMEQYQITVLPITDSHGRVQGILHLHDILGKGEFKFNGT
- a CDS encoding aminotransferase class I/II-fold pyridoxal phosphate-dependent enzyme yields the protein MNPIAQDLNRVIENGNPHMLEMLSNMGKNLFFPKGILSQSAEAKEKAHKLNATIGIATERGRTMYIPSVMDAINHILPEASLTYAPSFGIPALRKHWQASLIAKNPSLANKTFSLPVVTCGITHAISMFADMWTDPDDTIILPDMMWGNYNMILNVKKGVIISHYPLFSAGGGFNLKAFKDKLKIEAEKNGKVIVLLNFPHNPTGYTISAEEGNRIVEILVDTARAGTNVIAVTDDSYFGLFYDDDSLKESLFARLCEQHPRLLAVKLDGATKENFAWGLRIGFITYGAKIEKDPLPVYDALEKKTAGSIRGSISNASHLGQSIVLRSMQAASYEAEKKEKFAILKRRAQRVKEVLSNPRYKEAWDVYPFNSGYFMCIRLKTVDAETLRLHLLEKYGVGLISMGEKNLRVAFSCLEESDIPELFDIVLQGVEDLKALNT